The genome window aattttgaattaatatttaacataactatttatttccatatttttaGGATTTTGTTCAGCCATAAAACTTCGTGAAAACGTTGATGTTAATTTTAACGGAACAACAACGTGTAAACATAATAATAGTGAGCAGGTGGGTCCCAGCTGTGCTCTGCCTATGTGTGATTATTTCTTATTTTGGTGGTTAAACGCTGGACTTCAATAAACTGTAAACTGCATATTTGAAAAACCTTAATTAAGCAAGTTTATAGCCAACACAAGAATATACACACGCgtgcaataaatatattattacctTTGTTAGTAGACATGAATTATTGGGTTTACCCGGAGGTATGGGAAAGGAAAACTTGGAATCGAAGTGTTTGCAGTTCATCATAAAACTGATAATTCCGTTGAAATCTGTCTCTTTAACCGAACTCTTGTCAGCATAACCATCCGGAGGTAAATAAGCCTTTGCTATTTGCCAAGAATTGGAGGCCCATTGATCCGAGGATGTATTCCTCCACGACGGTTTTGTATAACGATGTGCCTTTTCAATTTCGATTAGAACTTTGTCGCATATGCTTAAAGGACATGGCCGGGGTTGTTTTGCAATGGAATCATGCATAACTGTACATGTCCCGCGTGCTCCTCGTTTATTGCATGTTCCTGGAGTGGGGCAATTAAGCAAGTTCGCTGTCAAACAACCATTACATGTGCCCGGTGCCTGTCCACCGGACGAGATGGTGTTGTACATACATGCTTGTACAAGTTTAGCCTCGTTTTCCACGAATGGTTCTAAACCAGACTTTGCTATGTCTACTGCCAACCACGCCTTGAGCCAGTTCGTCCTTTCTTTCTCAGTGAACACGTCAGCAAGACtcgacatttttatttaaatgagctCAATAGTCAAAGGTAATTACATGTTCTGTTAAGAATCGCACGCCTTCTTGAATGGAATctgtaatataaaaacaaatatgctaTTCGAAAAGATTTGGTATTTGCATATGTAGAACTCCAgttgtatttaaattgtttagcactttatatgcataataataataaatgcataAACTTGATGAGGAGAagattaagaaataataaataaccgCGGCCGAAAGTTCAAATGTTAAGGGGTTTCACACGAGTGTGAAGGACGAGTGATTTGATAAAAGGTAAGGACAACCTTTTGTAACTTTTAATGTAAACGATTGGGGATTTAAACGAGTTGTGCGACCTGCCTTACCGACGATTAGCCCAGCATGTTAATATTTAGAGTATAGTATTCTACAAGTAATCAATTTCATATCGGGGTGTGGGGTGTACTACGGTGCTGTGTAGAATTGCCACTGTTTTCTCTATTATAtcttcttttgtttaaaagcccttttaaatgcacaaaatcaaaacgatatctataatATTGATACGCGTTAATAATTTTTTGACAGAAGATACACCTAACTTAAGAGTTAAAAGCTTTTTAATGGAAATTGTTGGGTGTGGGATCTTGACCACTCACGCGgagaaaacaaaagtaaaatgtATAAATCATAATTAAGAAAGCCATACAGTCAACAGTAACTTATACTTGTAAAGATATTAATGATAGATTTCTTTCGATGAACATGTAGTAGTATCATTAAGTAATATTTATGCacttaaaaacacacaataaccATAATAATTCCACAACGATAcgcatttaaatgtttttatttcatgaacgGTAAAAGTGATAGGGTTTCCTCAAGTTCTGAAGTAAgtttattttaatcaaaagaatctttaaaacaataaaatgataGATATCTGGTGATATTTAAATCCTACTTAACATAAGTTTACTGAAAGATGAACAAATCTTAGTGATAAGAGTCGTATAGTCTTGCTTAGATAGAAGTAGTTTCCCCGTGCACTTTAAAGAGATATTAACCATACAATAATTAAATCGACCTATATATGACACTTTCTATCAAGATTGAATCGCAATCCAAACGTGAACCAGGCTTTTGGAAAAAAGATTAAATTTAAACAGATTACGGTgtttaagtaaaattaaatattgacgaTCGATTACAATAAAATGGTTAACAAACTATCTGGAAGAATTAAAATAAGGAGTAAAACGCATGTCCATATAATTCTCTAAAAGCATATTACGTGAACGCTGAAAATACCTAGCATCTTCGGGTTTAACACTATAAAGATTCTGCCAGTACAAGTTAAAAGCTTAAAGctaaaagaaaaattattttaaagaatcTACACATGAAGAAATTGGGAGAGTTTGTCAGTTCAGGatgtatttaatgtttgtaaCAAGAAACAACaaatactaaatattttattagcaaaaaccatcAAGGGGattcagaaaatatatatttccgAATACTAATGGCATGCACTTTAATAACATGGAGGGTAATTTGAATTAAGGAGACAAGTTCAATAACTCGTTTTCTAAATCGAACGCCGGATGAATTCACGTGCGTTTTAAAAGTTATAGAGTAAGCATTGTACTGAAACGAAATAGTTTAGcaatttaagaacaaaaaaggGTTTAAATCAGGTTTCACTCAAATAAAAATTTTTAGCTCTACAAAAACACTGAAGGATTGAAGCAATTAGAATGAAACACGGACGGACAAACGTCGGATAGAATAGAATTAAATCACATTAAGAGAGAgaactaaaaaaaaaaagaaagatgtcATAATTGTACATACTATAATATATTAGTAGATTCAGCGAGTGCGGAAAAACAGCTGTCTATGGCGCAATTACATAAGTGATACATAATTGCAACCTGAagtttaagaataaaattaatttaaaaattaaacagttTATATCAATAAACAAGTACACGAACCTTGGCGGCAGGATTGCAGCGCTGTAAGCGTGcagtcatttaaataaaacatgctgCGTTGAAAAGTCTAAGCTCGGCgttaatttttaacatttgttttgaaaGACAATCCAGAATGTGACATCGCCGTGTGACATGTGAGGACTTATCTGATTATTTAAACACATGAGTGCAGATAATACAATTATGACAACTGATTAGACAGTGGAAAATAAGATAAACAGGTACTGTGTATTTAATGAGGCAATTATCCTGTTTATTAGTGTtatatatgcaaaaataataGTGTAGATAATAGCAATAGTATAACATTTCAAAGCACCGGGCCCTATAGGCATATACTTCACGAACAATTAGTTTCTAaatcattatttttcattaaagatCTTTATTTATGAAGATTCGAAATACACATTAATCAACAGATCAGTAAACCACAACTTTTTCAAAAGAGATCAATGCGCCAATAAATATCGTATTATAAAAGTATGCGTTTATTTGCGTTTACTATGTATTCTATGTTTCTACTAAGCACAAAACATTCTTCATACCTCTTACATGTATACTCAATATACTTTtcatcacaaaatttaacgaccaGTCTTTATATCAGTCTGTGCTTGGAGATTTGTGTACGtgttttgtccgtcgtgcgtcgtctgtCGTGCTTCATTCGTTGTGCGTCAACATATCATTCAAACGACATTTACTCCTACTTGCAtggcagattaaaaaaaatacattaatgatTCTTGGGAGACCATCTTGAGAAGTTGTACAAATTGTTTCGGTCCGCTGCATATATAAGTAATTagatataacaaataaaaaagtaCAAGTGTTAAATCTTAATAGTTGAGTCCACAAGGGTAATGGATTAAATGTTTGGTCTGTAACCTAGTTTATAAGTATTCTCTATGTATGCTTGAAGTATGTCCTTGGGGACAAAACTGTAATCGCCCCAGGATTTACATTTATACAGAACTGAAGagtaaataaatgtgttattctctgtaaccgcaagggtcagggatCTAATATTTGGAGTGTAACATCATCTGGTAGTCTTCTAACAAGTTGGTTCAACTCATGTCACTAGACTAATAAAGACCGAAACCTGTGGGTTACTCGTTTTCTTCCTATGCATATTGTGAAAAAATAACAAATCTTCCCCTATGAATTTGCAAGGCCAATATGTTTGCTATTTGGCTTGTAAGATTGTATTGGTGCCCTGTACCAAGTGTTTTTCAGATCTCAGCCATTTAGCAAAACTTACCACGCCGTAGAAGTTACTTGTTTTTAAAGTCTATATTTATTCGAGCCTTAAACATCGTATCTGAAATTGTTAGCCAGAGAGGTTTGGTGTATGGCATCATCGTACGGTTTTCATCTAGAATTCATGCCCTTTTTACATTTgccttttaaatataaatacggTATGTTTGGAACAGACATAATgaactaataaaaaaaattagaatGATTTATACTACcattttttacatgtttgtaaTGTTACAACTGAACATGCAGATTCTATTCTAAAACAATGGTGTTGTGTTTCTATCAGCAAACGTTTGATTATGTAAAGTTTCATAAAGAAGCTTCAAAACAATGTAATTGCTGATATTGCGTTATACATAAATTAGTACATTTTAAAGCTATAGAAGGCATTATTTTGGATTGTTGTTGTCTTTCAGGCTTGCGAAAGGGAGGTCTATCCACCGTCAACGTCTCTGAatgatgtcttcttcaactggctgctggtttgatcttctccataattcttcgttATAGATCTTGTCTGcccagcggatcttgaggatcttcctatggcaggtgttgatgaagacctgtattgtttttatggtggtgacagtgttTTTCCAGGTCTCTGCTCAATAGAAGAGTAGTAGCTTCAtgatggtattgaagagcctaatctcCGTGGTGATGTCAATGACGCTGGATCCctagatgttcttcagctgatggaaggctgctcgtgctttaccgatgcgggttctgacGTCTACAACCTTTCCTCCCTAGTTGTCCAGAATGCTGACGAGgtaggtgaagctgtccacctcctccagcgcctcgccttggactgggatgggtgtgttgttggatgcgttggtcctgaacaccttgctctttcctctgttgatggtgaggcctTGTCTTTTCCTGGATCTGTTTTGGGGTTTGGAGACAAAAGCCAAATCATCGCCAAAGTCAAGGTCTTCCAACTGTTTCCAGAGTGTCCGCTGAATTATATTGCGCTTCTGCCTCGTTGATGTTTTATTACCCAGTCTATGACCAGTAGGAACAGGAAAGTTGAGAGTAAGCAGCCTTGACTCACACCGGTTCTCACTTTAAAGGCATCCGTGAGCTGTCTGCCATGAACAATTTTGCAGGTCATTccttcctgatgatgttggtgatcttttcaTTAGTGCCTCAGACTCCAGAGGGACTCTCGGTCAACGCTGTCGAATGTCTTttcatagtcaatgaagttgacatacaacggcgaattccactccagggattgttccagaatgatgcgcagggttgcgatctgatccATGCACGATCTCTCCTTTCGGAAGCCTGCTTGTTGGTCGGAAAAATGCGGGTCTACTGAgtctttcattcggttcagcaggatccgattaaacacctttcctgggaCAGACAAAAGTGTGATTCTTTGGTAGTTGGAGCAGGAGctgaggtcgcctttcttggGAAGCTTGATGAGGTTACCCTCTTTCTGTTGGAATTTCTTCTTCTTaccatatcttgctgaagagcgggTGTAGTAGCTCCTTACTGGTCTCCACGTCAGCCTTAAGCGCCACAgccggtatgctgtcaggtcctgcagatgTGCCTTTCTGCAATTGcttgatggcgctgctgatctcttcctttgtggGGGTGCAGCATTTGATTGGCAGATCACTTGTAGCTGGCAGAATCTCCGGTTGGTTCGCAGGAGCTGGCCTGTTGAGTAACTCCTGGAAGTGCTTTATCCACCTCTTCTTCTACCCTTCATCATCTGTTATTACTCCTCCATTTTAGTAtcttactggcctctctggcaTGGCAAACTCTCCTGCTGATCTCTTGGTGATGGAATTTAGATCTTtagttctgttctgataggctTCCTCTTCTGCTTTTATTGCAAGCGTCTCCAGGTAGTTCCGCTTGTCTTCTTTAATACTTCACTTAACGCACCTATTTGCTTCGGTGTACTCTTtctgaagcgtctctgctgatatccactccttgtgggtgtaagacttggagcccagtacttcttggcatgtttAAATCACTGCCTCTTTCACGTTCTGCCACTTCTGCTCTATCGGCCcttcttcaagcagctcctctaAGACCTGGAACTTTTTGgagagtgaccttgaactcttctTGCTTCCAGGTGTCTGTCAGAGTGACAGTGTTGTACCGTTGGCGTTGGCTGGGCCCCCCTGtccaactcttcttcagcttTAGTTTCAATTGGGCGACATGGAGATGATGGTCCGAAGCCACGTCTGCTCCTCGCTTGACACGTGCATCCTGAATAATGCGACGAAACTTCCAGGCGATGCACAAGTGGTCAATCTGGTTCTTCGTTCACAGTTCTGGTGGCACCCAAGTTGCCTTTTGTATCCGTCTTTGATGGAAAACACTTTCTCcgatgaccaggttacttgtggCGCAAAGGTCGGCGAATATCTCCCCGTTGTCGTTCATCTCGCCTAATCCTTGCTTCCCCATGATCTCCTCATATCTTCAGTTGTCATTTccgatcttggcgttgaagtcacccattagaatgatgatgtttctctttggtctgtcttatcagcaaatactaaaataaaataaagacttGATATTATAACATAATATACAGAAATGAAGACTGTACAAAAGATACTGTCATTTAATAAAATCGCGTCTGGCAATATGCTGTATCACAATCCTGAATTTTGGAGTGAGAGTATAAATGTGATTGTATGATGATCCTTAACCTATCCGTCTTATCGTGCTatgcttttttgtttattttatgtcttAAATATAGTGGATAATACCCAACAAGATTTGCTGAAGAAACCAAACTTATCGACGAAGCAAACGCATGATTAAGAAAGGCTCTTCTGTttttgatataatttatattgcagCAACTATATATTTCAAATCcagaatattatttgtttaaataaaaggaATCCAAGGTTACTGAACTGTTACATACGCACGAGCCGAGACACCATTTCTAAGCCGTTCGCTTTTAAGATCGTTGCAAGACAGCAGAATTATTATTAACAAGCTTTAGTCTATGCAAAACCAATTAGATGTACGAATTAGACAAAAataatttctgtttaaaatataattgttgataTAATTTGTATACTGTATGCAATGGAAAAAATCATTGACGTGGAcgtacaattattttaaatctaGAGTTAAATAGCATTTTTACACTGATGCATTTAATTTGAAAATCGTATTAGAGTTCATGTTATCCATCACATGAacgatataaatattttaatcacGGGCGtataaaagttaaatttaaatatcacGGTGACAGGACGTGTTTGTTTATCGTCTTTGGTATCGTCTATAACTATCTTAAAAATGACATAGATGAAATGTTACacttacattatttattttaaacatagaTTATCGAGATACTGGCTTGAAATTGTCACGTGTTTTACACGGGTTCATATCATGGCATAGTTTAGATAGCAATATGATGGACTGGTAAGGCGACATTGGGCTGCTCAGATGATAAACTTAGATGATACTAGTGTTCTGATTTGATCCTATCTTCATAAAGGTCATAGAATTATTACTATTAGAAGTCAAGTGTCGGCGAATGATATATAAAGTTAGGATAACCGAGATAAATTAATGTCTAAGTTAAaatatagaactttgaaaagtgacagttgcattaaaaataattacaaacatgTCATGATGTTGGCAGTTATAATTTAATTGTTGTTCACATTGTGCATCTGACTGTTTTGTACTACCTGAAACGAAAATGGGTAATGtgaattttttttactttaaacaaaaagatACAAAATGTATTCACCATCACGatcaattgtttataaaaatatggaAGCAGGACATCAGGACATAGCCCGCGTCCAATAACGTAGACAATAAGCACATAGGTGAATCATTTGAAATGCATTTAACGTACCACAATCAGCTAGCTGTTCGAAGAGAGCTTTCAttcaatacaattattaattaaataattatcaagtTAATTACATATAGAAAAAGATACTCCAATATGTATTTTTACTTAATGATGACTAAGTGCCACTACTTTGGCAACCAATGGTAAACAAGACATGTGTCAATAGGGCACACCTTTAGCTTAAAGGGTTTTAACACTTTTCGCGAAATTAACAGTCTAACTTAACACAGAAAACTGTACCGATAAAGCGTTACTGAATCAGCGTTTAATAGGACATTGTTAAGTGTCATTTTAATACACAGTGTATATCACTCTCAATAGTGACCTGTATTACTAAACAAACGCATGAagtgtgtgtatataacattTGTCATATAATAATAATCTAACTTAGGTAATACCTGTACAAAGTGCATGGTTGAATCAAGGGAAATCAAACTTGGCTTTTCTCTAAATTCATTGCATATATCGGTAGTCTCCCTTAAACACTATTATAACTTAGAAGCTTCACATGAATTAGATATATGACCTACCGCACAATGTAAGTACAGCAGGGAACTCTTGATTTCGCATGAGGTATATTTGACGCCATCATGACCTGCCGCATTTTCAGGAAATATTTATGTTATGAAACGttcacttttttaaatacattacGACGACGTTATCACGTATCAAGATTGCATCATTTAGTTGAAGTACGTACGGTGGCATAGAGCAGACATTCactcaactttttttaaattgcactcttcTGTTTGTCTATCTCGTGacctcgacttagtaactcaAGGCCACGAGATAGGAAACAGAGGAGTGCAAAAACTACATAAAAAagaattgcaataaaaaaaaagatgcaGTAAATACAGAAATGGTGCATTTAACAAAAGAGGAAATAGTTTTAGCTACCTCGTGGCCACGAATTAAATCAATTCGTTCAGTTCCATATGGTCGTCCATGGTGATCTTcatacaaagggaagtaatcatcacaGTAAAAGCCCGCTTTGGCAAGCtctatatatgcgtacagaatatttacacatgtcacGTAAACTTTGATTATTTCAATGTTGGTCATTAGTGTGACCAAATATTTGGTCTTTCTAGTGACCTGCAAGGTTTGGTCGGTTGTGCCAAAATAATGGTCAGTAATGACAATAATCATTGGCATTTAACGCGTTTGGGAAAAAAACAAGCCAATGGAGTCATTTGAGTTaagtcattatttatattattgccgatagaaaataattcttttttttcaagcaaatatcAGCAAGTTGTAATTGCATCAGTTTCATAgtaatttaatcaatatttaaacaacgatttttttacttttataatatgtAACCTGTATTATTAACGTAAATTGTGAACGAACGTGGAGACTGATTGGCTGTGCGCCACatatgttaatttatttattttttttttttttttaccaaattcaTATAGGGCCCTTTCATACAGTATGTGCGTTCAGAGACGCTTCACATTTTTTTaacctgatcactgggtcataagtcgtccgttaacattttggcgcagtatgcagccacggcacactGGCCTATTTTCCACACAGGTatccatttatacacctgggtggagaggagcaactgtgggataaatttcttgctcaggaaaattccagtggtcagggcgggattcgaacaaGGGACCTCTCGATCTATACGACCCTTATTAAATAACCAAAATACTTGCCTTTTCAAACAATTTGTTTTGGTTGTGTGTCCCCTCCCCCCGGTCAATGCGATTCGTTTCCGACGCTTAATTCGACTCGTGTCATCACTGAAAGCTGATGGAACTCGCGTAGAacaatatttgcatatatttaaaagttttaagGAACCGCGTTATTTAACGTTATACCTAAAGCATCGGTACGTAACAGTTACATTACCGATATTACATTTTGATCATTACAACATTTAAAATACTACATTTTACATGTGCAGGTGTTCAACATTATTAAAGATTGATGCACATGAACTGCAAATATGCATTTACAAATACgtaatacaaattatttaaataagcataaactAAACATTGATAATTGTAATTTCCCAAACGCTTAGAAGTATTGGTTCAATGTCGATTTTAAACGCTTATATATCTGTTTTATTAGCTCATCCGCGCTTTATTCCTTTTTGCGTTTTTATATCGCCAGCTTTAACTAATCCACGATTGGGAGAGTCGGTTTTAACGCGCAAAGGCATTTAAGCTCAATTGTTCGAGGAAAAATTAGCTCGATTAAATTTTGTTACTATCTTATTGCCTATTTATTTGGAGTTAAAGATGCAGAAATCtacaatgtatattttataagTCTCCTTAAGTCAACAgcatgaaaacaaataataatcaGACCTGACAAACAGGGAATATCTCTATTTCATACGAATACAAAGCAAACGAAGATCACATACCTCAACAGGTTTATCCAGTCAGACATTTCTAGTCACTGTTACATATCTTTGATATACAGGACAATTCATTCAAAAAGTATCTTTTTAAAACGAAATATTGATTTGTTAGTGTTGAATGTTCCACTTTTGTTAAGTCGCGTAAATATCGCATCAGTATAATGAATGTGTGGTGTTTAAATACTCGGAGTAATATAATTAATGAGTTAGTTCTTCGTAGAAATACATTGAAGGGCGGACAAATTTCTCAAAAATTCCAATCATTTACCATGTGAAGTTCGCGCAGATACGATGAACCATTATTTCCTAAATTATTAAGGTCTACATATGGAATGAGGCGAATCATTTTGATTTTAATCGAAAATACTTCGTTATTTCAACATGGCAGAAACAAGTTGTGTTAcaatgattttaaattgaatgAAAGAGCGAGGGCGCGCATTAACTGAGCCGTGTtatgtgaaaaggtggtttaatacatgtgcgtaaagtgtcatcccagattagcatgtacaatccaaacaggctaattatgaatgatactttccgcctaaactggatatttgctaagaagatacttttttaaaacgaaaaaatcataaaagcggaaaatgtcgtccctgattagcctgtgtggactgcacaggttaatcaaggacgacactttacgcatatgcactaacccccttttcacagagcacggcaaaATTGTATTCTGAATCaccagatttttttataaatgggaacaaaatgccaaaaatgtaggttcggcaatttaaattgggaccatcgatatttttttttatttcgataaacaaataatatgcatttaaaaagcTGTGGTTATTTGGCACTAATATTTAATAAGTATGCATGACACAATTGAATTATGCAAGTCCATGTCGGAGTAAGTTTAATAGCAGACTGGTCAGTATATGCCAAATACgtttatttttaaatagaaagTAGTGTTTTTTCCCGCCATTTCCCATCAGgtacatatacaaaatatacgaATCTATTATATTTTATAGTGCATATATTTGACTTCACATAATTTATGAATTATGAATAGGTCGATTTGAGCATCAACTCATTACCCAGTCAACt of Dreissena polymorpha isolate Duluth1 chromosome 15, UMN_Dpol_1.0, whole genome shotgun sequence contains these proteins:
- the LOC127860638 gene encoding uncharacterized protein CXorf38 homolog, whose product is MSSLADVFTEKERTNWLKAWLAVDIAKSGLEPFVENEAKLVQACMYNTISSGGQAPGTCNGCLTANLLNCPTPGTCNKRGARGTCTVMHDSIAKQPRPCPLSICDKVLIEIEKAHRYTKPSWRNTSSDQWASNSWQIAKAYLPPDGYADKSSVKETDFNGIISFMMNCKHFDSKFSFPIPPGKPNNSCLLTKARDIGRIVRHSSQCKVTDRDLQDIFTTLNDLLTDPMCLANDGSAQEAVRKLRDLANDVFKITTAEMIQLLKAAQDTLKQAEHSSHKTLDEIRVYLKRCKKDLKQHVDTCKQELDQHTDKCKGVLDGYYRKPYECNYEQCCEGMSDRIICLTIDFRFHI
- the LOC127859659 gene encoding uncharacterized protein LOC127859659 gives rise to the protein MGKQGLGEMNDNGEIFADLCATSQLLRTNRRFCQLQVICQSNAAPPQRKRSAAPSSNCRKAHLQDLTAYRLWRLRLTWRPVRSYYTRSSARYGKKKKFQQKEGNLIKLPKKGDLSSCSNYQRITLLSVPGKVFNRILLNRMKDSVDPHFSDQQAGFRKERSE